TGTCAAAAATCAGACTATCGCTGAAGAATTAGCCCAAGAAGTATTTTTACAGCTATATCGCAACGATTGGAAGAGAATTGAACACTTACCTGGATGGCTAATAAAATCTTCTACTTATGTAGCGTATAAATATCTACGATCTGAAAAACGACATCAGGCGAGAGTAGATAAAACCATACAATATCATGAAGTACAGCATATTTCATCATTAGATGATGACTGGATTAGACAAGAAGAAATTACAAAGGTACAAATGGTACTCAGTAACATGGATGAACGGGATCGAACCATTTTATTAATGAGGTTTTCTGACTTTCAATATAAGGAAATTGCCGAAGTGCTTCAAATTGACATATCTTCTATTGGAACATTATTAGTCCGAGCCAAACAAAAGTTTCGTAAGATTTATAAACAGTTAGAGGAGGCGTAATAAATGAATTGTTATGATGTGGGATTTATTCAAGCATATATGGATGGGGAATTACCTTATGAGACAAGAAAAGAATTCACAAAACATTTAGATACGTGTAACGCATGCCAAGACTTATTACTAGAAATTAGTAAATTAAATCAATGGGAAAATGTCATGTTAGAGGAAGAAATAGTACATTCATCAAAGGAAATCAAAATTGATGTAGACCAAGCGTGGAAAGCATTTGAAAATCGCGCAAAATTAGAAGATGTTTCTTATATCAATCAAAAACCTGAACAGAAGAAGGGATTATTTACAAATATGAATAAAAAATCAAAAC
This genomic interval from Bacillus cereus contains the following:
- a CDS encoding RNA polymerase sigma factor SigX — translated: MLKIKKEERPVSDVTFEDLFKQNYVYVVKQIVWIVKNQTIAEELAQEVFLQLYRNDWKRIEHLPGWLIKSSTYVAYKYLRSEKRHQARVDKTIQYHEVQHISSLDDDWIRQEEITKVQMVLSNMDERDRTILLMRFSDFQYKEIAEVLQIDISSIGTLLVRAKQKFRKIYKQLEEA